A single genomic interval of Lathyrus oleraceus cultivar Zhongwan6 chromosome 7, CAAS_Psat_ZW6_1.0, whole genome shotgun sequence harbors:
- the LOC127104584 gene encoding uncharacterized protein LOC127104584, translating into MAVAQDGNGNIFPIAFALVESETKEAWSFFLKNLRMHVTPQANLCLISDRHESIKSAYNNPENGWQFPPSSHVYCIRHIAQNFMREIKDKDLRKIVVNMGYALIEATFNYYRGEIRRTNNDALSWIDNIPREKWARAFDGGQRWGHMTTNLAKAMNAVLKETRNLPITALVKSTYYRLGSLFGRRGHQWTKMLASGQVFTDNCNKGMAEEVIKANTHNVMQFDRERFYFMVQEKINHNDGRPTGTFSVDLRKQHCDCGKFQAFHLPCSHVIAACSSIRQDYSIHIPDVFKIRNVFKVYQESFLGLPHEENWPQYEGFTLCHDDSMRRRKKGRPNSTRIRTEMDDVEKEKRRCGICREIGYMRRKCPNVAGSSQRPSR; encoded by the coding sequence ATGGCTGTGGCACAGGATGGGAACGGGAACATATTTCCGATAGCGTTCGCATTGGTTGAAAGTGAGACAAAGGAAGCCtggagtttctttcttaagaaTTTGAGAATGCATGTTACCCCCCAAGCAAATCTATGCCTAATATCAGACAGGCATGAATCAATAAAGAGTGCATACAACAACCCGGAAAATGGATGGCAATTTCCTCCTTCATCACACGTCTATTGCATCAGACATATCGCGCAAAACTTCATGCGGGAGATTAAAGACAAGGATCTGCGGAAAATAGTTGTTAACATGGGTTATGCGTTAATAGAGGCAACGTTTAACTACTATCGGGGGGAAATCCGAAGAACAAACAACGACGCTTTATCATGGATAGACAACATCCCTCGCGAGAAGTGggcaagggcatttgacggagggCAACGCTGGGGTCACATGACAACTAACCTAGCAAAAGCAATGAATGCGGTGTTGAAAGAAACCCGGAACCTTCCAATCACTGCATTGGTCAAATCTACGTACTATCGTTTAGGATCACTATTTGGTAGAAGAGGCCATCAGTGGACAAAAATGTTAGCCTCTGGGCAGGTTTTCACTGATAACTGCAACAAGGGGATGGCTGAGGAAGTCATCAAAGCTAACACGCATAACGTCATGCAGTTCGACCGAGAGAGATTTTATTTCATGGTCCAAGAGAAGATTAATCATAACGACGGTCGACCAACCGGAACGTTCAGCGTTGATCTGAGGAAACAACACTGTGACTGTGGGAAATTTCAGGCATTTCACTTACCTTGCTCCCATGTAATCGCAGCATGTTCGAGCATACGCCAGGACTATTCCATTCACATTCCAGACGTCTTCAAAATTCGTAACGTCTTCAAGGTCTATCAGGAGAGTTTCCTAGGACTTCCCCATGAGGAGAATTGGCCACAATATGAAGGATTTACTCTTTGCCACGACGACTctatgagaaggaggaagaaagGGCGCCCAAACAGCACCAGGATTAGAACCGAGATGGATGACGTTGAGAAGGAGAAGAGAAGGTGTGGAATTTGTCGCGAAATAGGATACATGCGTAGGAAATGTCCTAATGTTGCAGGATCATCCCAAAGACCTTCCAGATGA
- the LOC127105604 gene encoding protein STRICTOSIDINE SYNTHASE-LIKE 3: MTFTQIFAAIFLLFALYCGLDPFNHSVIANFPNYEVKKVQMPPWSELPTHRDQHNLLQNSHIRFLNQIQGPESIAFDNLGRGPYTGLADGTILFLNHHHNWVHFAHTSPNRSLCNPLPIEAATPFSYVKTEHICGRPLGLRFHKKTGELYIADAYFGLMKVGPEGGLATSLTTEAEGVPLRFTNDVDVDAEGNVYFTESSEIYQRRNFIQLVFSGDDSGKVLKYNPTTKETTVLVRNIQFPNGISLSKDGSFFVYCEGVIGRLSKYWLKGEKAGTSEIMAVLPGPPDNVRVNEDGDFWVALHCRRSMYSYLNGLYPRIRKVILKLPIPTKIQFMFQIGGKQHGVILKYSPEGKLLQILEDSEGKVVRAVSEVEEKDGQLWIGSVVTPFIAVYKL; the protein is encoded by the exons ATGACGTTTACTCAAATCTTTGCCGCTATCTTTCTCCTGTTCGCACTATACTGCGGTTTGGACCCATTCAACCACAGTGTCATTGCAAATTTCCCTAATTATGAGGTCAAAAAGGTTCAAATGCCCCCTTGGTCTGAACTTCCTACCCACAGAGACCAACACAACTTACTGCAAAACTCTCATATTAGATTTTTGAACCAAATACAAGGACCTGAGAGCATTGCTTTTGACAATCTTGGTCGTGGACCTTACACCGGTCTTGCCGATGGTACAATCTTGTTCCTCAATCATCACCATAATTGGGTTCATTTCGCACACACTTCGCCCAATAG GTCATTATGTAATCCTCTTCCTATAGAAGCTGCGACACCATTTAGTTACGTGAAAACTGAACATATCTGTGGAAGGCCTTTAGGACTCAGATTTCACAAGAAAACAGGTGAATTGTACATTGCAGATGCATATTTTGGACTCATGAAGGTGGGGCCTGAGGGAGGCTTAGCAACTTCGCTTACAACTGAAGCGGAAGGGGTGCCTCTGAGATTTACTAATGATGTCGATGTAGATGCCGAAGGAAATGTTTATTTTACCGAAAGCAGTGAAATTTATCAGAGGAG AAATTTCATTCAGTTGGTATTTTCCGGGGATGATAGTGGCAAGGTTTTAAAATACAACCCTACAACAAAGGAAACCACTGTTCTCGTGAGAAACATTCAATTCCCAAATGGCATTTCCTTAAGTAAAGATGGTTCCTTCTTTGTTTATTGTGAAGGGGTTATTGGCAG GTTAAGTAAATATTGGCTAAAAGGAGAAAAGGCTGGAACTTCAGAGATCATGGCGGTCCTACCTGGACCTCCTGACAATGTGAGGGTGAATGAAGATGGTGATTTTTGGGTGGCACTTCACTGTAGAAGATCCATGTATTCATACCTTAATGGTTTATATCCAAGGATAAGGAAAGTTATACTCAAGCTTCCTATACCAACAAAGATTCAATTCATGTTTCAAATTGGAGGAAAACAACATGGTGTGATTTTGAAGTATAGTCCTGAAGGTAAATTGCTGCAGATATTGGAGGACAGTGAGGGAAAAGTTGTTAGAGCTGTGAGTGAAGTTGAGGAGAAAGATGGTCAACTTTGGATAGGAAGTGTTGTTACGCCTTTTATTGCGGTTTATAAATTGTAA